The following proteins come from a genomic window of Mycolicibacterium rufum:
- a CDS encoding Hsp70 family protein produces the protein MRSSLGMSLGTANLVTVVDGRPTVRPAAVTVRPGLAITGFVDRVGDPVPMLAADGSAHRADRLAAAALEAATRHAAPRRRPDVTAVAVPAHWSAGAVAALRAQAPHLHVVSDATAALTAVAAGPGLPSRGVVVLCDVGASGTSITLADAGDDLAVIGQTVRCDEFSGDLVDQALLRHVVDGLDADPAGTSAVASLIDLRAACRAAKERLSAATATALAGPHTPIRVTRAELQSLIAGPLDRLVVAVLDVLHRHRIAPAALAAVVTVGGGARIPLVTQRLSEALRCPVITAPQAQAAAAIGAELIAVRAVAFEAPTELAPAAATMLAPAATPLAWSAEESVDADDEAATEFALPRGDAARPEVHFGHETAAEEPRRRRSPMWLAGAACLAAIAVAGVVLTAEIARGDGTVATGASDIATPVATHALEPAAQPAPAPPADPVTQTVVAAAAPAPRPAAAPAPVAAPAQQQVVAKQAAPQPAPAPAAPAPAPAAPVPAAPAPAAPAPVWPRIPLPQFTFPPPTPRPAPSPTPTPSPEPAPAPSPSPEPSPSPEPTASPEPSPSSSPEPEPSATAAPTSPAEPTAECVPSVETTC, from the coding sequence ATGCGCAGTTCTCTGGGAATGTCGCTGGGCACGGCGAACCTGGTCACGGTCGTCGACGGCCGGCCGACGGTGCGGCCCGCGGCGGTCACGGTGCGGCCGGGTCTGGCGATCACCGGGTTCGTCGACCGCGTGGGCGACCCGGTGCCGATGCTCGCCGCCGACGGCTCCGCGCACCGCGCGGACCGGCTGGCCGCCGCCGCGCTCGAGGCGGCGACCCGGCACGCCGCACCCCGGCGCCGACCCGACGTGACCGCTGTCGCGGTGCCGGCACACTGGTCCGCCGGGGCCGTGGCGGCGCTGCGTGCGCAGGCGCCGCACCTGCACGTGGTCTCCGACGCGACCGCGGCGCTGACGGCCGTGGCCGCGGGTCCCGGACTACCCTCCCGCGGCGTGGTCGTCCTGTGCGACGTCGGCGCCTCCGGCACCAGCATCACGCTGGCCGACGCCGGCGATGATCTTGCGGTCATCGGACAGACCGTGCGCTGCGACGAGTTCTCCGGCGACCTCGTCGACCAGGCGCTGCTGCGCCACGTCGTCGACGGCCTGGACGCCGACCCCGCCGGGACATCGGCGGTGGCGTCGCTGATCGATCTGCGCGCCGCGTGCCGCGCGGCCAAGGAGCGGTTGTCGGCGGCGACGGCCACGGCGCTGGCCGGTCCGCACACCCCGATCCGGGTGACACGCGCCGAGCTGCAGTCGCTGATCGCCGGTCCGCTCGACCGGCTGGTCGTCGCCGTTCTCGACGTGCTGCACCGCCACCGCATCGCGCCGGCCGCCCTGGCGGCCGTCGTGACGGTGGGCGGCGGTGCCCGCATCCCCCTTGTCACGCAACGTCTTTCCGAAGCGCTGCGCTGCCCGGTGATCACCGCACCGCAGGCACAGGCGGCCGCCGCGATCGGTGCGGAACTGATCGCCGTGCGGGCCGTGGCGTTCGAGGCGCCCACCGAACTGGCTCCGGCCGCGGCGACGATGCTCGCGCCGGCCGCGACACCGCTGGCCTGGTCGGCCGAGGAGTCCGTCGATGCCGACGACGAGGCCGCGACCGAATTCGCGCTGCCCCGTGGCGATGCCGCCCGCCCCGAGGTGCACTTCGGTCACGAGACGGCGGCCGAGGAGCCGCGGCGGCGCCGCTCGCCGATGTGGCTCGCCGGCGCCGCGTGCCTGGCCGCGATCGCGGTGGCCGGTGTGGTGCTGACCGCCGAGATCGCCCGCGGTGACGGCACGGTCGCGACCGGGGCGTCGGACATCGCCACACCGGTCGCGACGCACGCCCTCGAACCGGCGGCTCAGCCCGCGCCGGCCCCCCCGGCCGACCCGGTGACGCAGACGGTGGTGGCGGCTGCGGCTCCGGCGCCGCGGCCGGCCGCCGCGCCGGCACCCGTCGCCGCGCCGGCGCAGCAGCAGGTGGTGGCCAAGCAGGCCGCACCGCAGCCGGCGCCTGCCCCGGCTGCTCCCGCTCCGGCGCCCGCCGCGCCGGTGCCCGCGGCCCCCGCCCCGGCTGCCCCCGCCCCGGTGTGGCCACGAATCCCGCTGCCGCAGTTCACGTTCCCGCCGCCGACCCCGCGGCCGGCGCCGTCGCCGACACCGACACCGTCGCCGGAGCCGGCGCCGGCGCCGAGTCCCAGTCCGGAGCCGAGCCCGTCGCCCGAGCCGACCGCTAGCCCGGAGCCGAGCCCGTCGAGCAGCCCGGAACCGGAGCCGTCCGCCACGGCCGCACCGACGTCGCCGGCCGAGCCGACCGCCGAGTGCGTCCCCTCAGTCGAGACCACCTGCTGA
- a CDS encoding dynamin-like GTPase family protein encodes MSTSDRVRAILGGTIAAYRADPTYRQRPDVHQELAGIGHRLNQPMRIALAGTLKAGKSTLVNALVGETIAPTDATEATRIVTWFRHGPTPRVTAHHRDGRRSNVPITRDPADRGLTFELDRLDPEDVVDLDVEWPAAELADATIIDTPGTSSLSRDVSARTLRLLVPSDGVPRVDAVVFLLRTLNAADIALLKQIGELVGGSAGALGVIGVASRADEIGAGRIDAMISAKDVAQRFTAEMDRTGICQAVVPVSGLLALTARTLRQSEFVALEKLAAVDSAELAKAMLSVDRFVRADSTLPVDAATRAALLDRFGMFGIRISIAVLRAGVSDSVALADELLDRSGLVALREVIDQQFAQRSDLLKAHTALLSLREIVQRHPIYATPAILADIEPLLADTHAFEELRLLSALRSRPTSLTDEEMASLRRLIGGSGTDAASRLGLGPGTVDDGPRAAFAAAQRWRRRAEHPLNDPFTTRACRAAMRSAEALVAEYA; translated from the coding sequence CTGAGCACCAGCGACCGCGTGCGGGCGATCCTCGGCGGCACCATCGCCGCCTACCGGGCCGACCCCACCTACCGTCAGCGCCCCGACGTGCACCAGGAGCTGGCCGGTATCGGCCACCGGCTCAATCAGCCGATGCGCATCGCGCTGGCCGGCACCCTCAAAGCGGGGAAGTCGACGCTGGTCAACGCATTGGTCGGCGAGACGATCGCGCCCACCGACGCCACCGAGGCCACCCGCATCGTGACGTGGTTCCGGCACGGCCCGACGCCCCGGGTGACCGCCCATCACCGCGACGGCCGGCGGTCGAACGTGCCGATCACCCGCGACCCCGCCGACCGCGGCCTGACCTTCGAGCTGGACCGGCTCGACCCGGAGGACGTCGTCGACCTCGACGTCGAATGGCCGGCCGCCGAGCTGGCCGACGCCACCATCATCGACACCCCCGGCACGTCCTCGCTGTCGCGCGACGTGTCCGCCCGCACGCTGCGGCTGCTGGTGCCCAGCGACGGGGTGCCGCGGGTCGACGCCGTGGTGTTCCTGCTGCGCACGCTCAACGCCGCCGACATCGCGCTGCTCAAGCAGATCGGTGAACTGGTCGGCGGCTCGGCCGGCGCGCTCGGGGTGATCGGTGTCGCCTCGCGCGCCGATGAGATCGGGGCGGGCCGGATCGACGCGATGATCTCGGCCAAGGACGTCGCCCAGCGGTTCACCGCCGAGATGGACCGCACGGGCATCTGCCAGGCCGTCGTGCCGGTGTCCGGGCTGCTGGCGCTGACCGCACGCACACTGCGGCAGAGCGAGTTCGTCGCGCTGGAGAAGCTGGCCGCTGTGGATTCCGCCGAGCTCGCCAAGGCGATGCTGTCGGTCGACCGGTTCGTGCGTGCGGACAGCACGCTGCCGGTGGATGCGGCCACCCGCGCGGCACTGCTGGACCGGTTCGGCATGTTCGGCATCCGGATCTCGATCGCCGTGCTGCGCGCGGGGGTGAGCGACTCGGTGGCCCTGGCCGACGAGCTGCTCGACCGCAGCGGCCTGGTCGCGCTGCGGGAGGTGATCGACCAGCAGTTCGCGCAGCGCTCCGACCTGCTCAAGGCGCACACCGCGCTGCTGTCCCTGCGGGAGATCGTGCAGCGCCACCCGATCTACGCCACCCCGGCGATCCTCGCCGACATCGAGCCGCTGCTCGCCGACACCCATGCCTTCGAGGAACTGCGGCTGCTGAGCGCGCTGCGGTCGCGTCCGACGTCGCTGACCGACGAGGAGATGGCGTCGCTGCGCCGATTGATCGGCGGCTCGGGGACCGACGCCGCGAGCCGCCTCGGGCTCGGACCCGGCACCGTCGACGACGGACCACGGGCCGCGTTCGCCGCCGCCCAACGCTGGCGGCGGCGGGCCGAGCATCCGCTCAACGACCCGTTCACCACCCGCGCCTGCCGCGCCGCGATGCGCAGCGCAGAAGCGCTGGTGGCGGAGTATGCCTGA
- the iniA gene encoding isoniazid-induced dynamin-like GTPase IniA yields MTAPNRVLIELIDHTTAIADTQQRGDLVARLARARARVEDPQIRVVIAGQLKQGKSQLLNSLLNMPVARVGDDESTVLATVVSYGDQATARLVVARPDGDEPELIEIPMADLRNDLRRAPQARGREVLRVEVTAPSPLLKGGLAFVDTPGVGGHGQPHLSATLGLLPDADAMLMISDTSQEFTEPEMTFIRQALEVCPVAVVVATKTDLYPHWRQVTDANAAHLRRAGVDVPMIPASSILRSHAVQLNDKELNEESNFPAIVKFLSEDVLGRQKDRVRDQVLTDVRAAAEHLMLAVQSELSALNDPHAREALTADLEARKREAQDALEQTALWQQVLNDGIADLTADVDHDLRQRFRTITFHTERVIDTGDPTLHWAEIGAELEDAVATAVGDNFVWAYQRAEALAAEVARTFSEAGLDAVRMPAIDAREMGAEFGEFQSLAQLEAKPIKTGHKIVTGMRGSYGGVLMFGMLTSFAGLGMFNPLSLGAGLVLGRKAYKEDMENRMLRVRNEAKTNVRRFVDDIAFVVGKESRDRLKGIQRQLRDHYRGIANQTTRSLNESLQATLAAAKVAETERAGRVRELERQLNILTQVVDHADKLAVGGSLSSGA; encoded by the coding sequence ATGACCGCACCGAATCGCGTGCTGATCGAGCTGATCGACCACACCACCGCGATCGCCGACACCCAGCAGCGCGGCGACCTGGTGGCCCGGCTCGCCCGCGCCCGGGCCCGGGTCGAGGATCCGCAGATCCGGGTGGTGATCGCCGGCCAGCTCAAGCAGGGCAAGAGCCAGCTGCTCAACTCGCTGCTCAACATGCCCGTTGCCCGCGTCGGCGACGACGAGTCGACAGTGCTGGCCACCGTGGTGTCCTACGGCGATCAGGCGACGGCGCGTCTGGTGGTGGCCCGGCCAGACGGCGACGAACCCGAACTGATCGAGATTCCGATGGCCGACCTGCGTAACGATCTGCGCCGCGCACCGCAGGCCCGCGGCCGGGAGGTGCTGCGCGTCGAGGTGACTGCACCGAGCCCCCTGCTCAAAGGTGGGCTGGCCTTCGTCGACACCCCGGGTGTCGGCGGTCACGGACAGCCCCATCTGTCGGCGACGCTGGGCCTGCTGCCCGACGCCGACGCGATGCTGATGATCAGCGACACCAGCCAGGAGTTCACCGAACCGGAGATGACGTTCATCCGGCAGGCCCTCGAGGTGTGCCCGGTCGCGGTCGTCGTCGCCACCAAGACCGACCTGTATCCGCACTGGCGGCAGGTCACCGACGCCAACGCCGCACATCTGCGGCGCGCCGGCGTCGACGTGCCGATGATCCCCGCGTCGTCGATCCTGCGCAGCCACGCCGTGCAGCTCAACGACAAGGAACTCAACGAGGAGTCGAACTTCCCGGCGATCGTGAAGTTCCTCTCCGAGGACGTGCTCGGCCGCCAGAAGGACCGGGTGCGCGACCAGGTGCTCACCGACGTCCGCGCCGCGGCCGAGCACCTGATGCTCGCCGTGCAGTCCGAGCTGTCCGCGCTCAACGACCCGCACGCGCGCGAAGCCCTCACCGCCGACCTCGAGGCCCGCAAGCGGGAGGCGCAGGACGCGCTGGAACAGACGGCGCTGTGGCAGCAGGTGCTCAACGACGGCATCGCCGACCTGACCGCTGACGTGGATCACGATCTGCGGCAACGGTTCCGGACCATCACCTTCCACACCGAGCGGGTGATCGACACCGGCGACCCCACGCTGCACTGGGCCGAGATCGGCGCGGAACTCGAGGACGCGGTCGCCACCGCGGTCGGCGACAACTTCGTGTGGGCCTATCAGCGGGCCGAGGCCCTCGCCGCCGAGGTGGCCCGCACCTTCTCCGAGGCAGGCCTCGACGCGGTCCGGATGCCCGCCATCGACGCCCGCGAGATGGGCGCGGAATTCGGTGAGTTCCAATCGCTGGCCCAGCTCGAGGCCAAGCCGATCAAGACCGGCCACAAGATCGTGACCGGCATGCGCGGCTCCTACGGCGGCGTGCTGATGTTCGGAATGCTGACCTCCTTCGCCGGGCTGGGGATGTTCAACCCGCTCTCGCTCGGCGCGGGGCTGGTGCTCGGCCGCAAGGCCTACAAGGAGGACATGGAGAACCGGATGCTGCGGGTCCGTAACGAGGCGAAGACCAACGTGCGCCGGTTCGTCGACGACATCGCCTTCGTCGTCGGCAAGGAGTCCCGCGACCGGCTCAAGGGCATTCAGCGCCAGCTGCGCGACCACTACCGCGGGATCGCCAACCAGACCACCCGCTCGCTCAACGAGTCGCTGCAGGCCACGCTCGCGGCGGCCAAGGTCGCCGAGACCGAGCGGGCCGGGCGGGTCAGGGAGCTGGAACGTCAGCTCAACATCCTCACGCAGGTCGTCGACCACGCCGACAAGCTCGCCGTGGGAGGGTCACTAAGCTCAGGGGCCTAG
- a CDS encoding IniB N-terminal domain-containing protein gives MTTLIDFILDLFRSPASAASFVIDPDGALRDAGLPNVTAAQLASVAATAAPAGYALGGGDPIVGLQRAVADHHQLASNFASPFSPQTSWAPTFAPETSTDLLSGNHVPIASPVQDAGANAQNGAFNLGFGDITFGDKSTNTATNGGVVVDGDNKGDIVSGDGAVLGDGNTMNNGDILAGSGSNVNVGKDNAIDDNSKTAGGDLISDNHSPVLNDVDTSGGHGGGADGGGSLLGIGSGNAAGGHGGNGGGIIITDNDVNTGTQVAGNSGSDNVEDNSVNTSVHSSTETSHDTAIEDHSSSYESNIGSGNETAIGSGNHTDTSLFSGNDTGIASHTDVASHNPTVADLDAF, from the coding sequence ATGACGACCCTGATCGACTTCATCCTCGACCTGTTCCGCAGCCCCGCCTCGGCCGCGTCGTTCGTCATCGATCCCGACGGCGCTCTGCGCGACGCGGGTCTGCCGAACGTCACCGCGGCGCAGCTGGCGTCGGTGGCCGCCACCGCCGCACCGGCCGGATACGCCCTCGGCGGCGGCGACCCGATCGTCGGCCTGCAGCGCGCGGTCGCCGACCACCACCAGCTGGCGTCGAACTTTGCCTCGCCGTTCTCCCCGCAGACGTCCTGGGCGCCGACGTTCGCCCCGGAGACCAGCACCGATCTGCTCAGCGGCAACCACGTGCCGATCGCCAGCCCCGTCCAGGACGCCGGTGCCAACGCCCAGAACGGTGCGTTCAACCTCGGCTTCGGGGACATCACCTTCGGCGACAAGAGCACCAACACCGCCACCAACGGCGGCGTCGTGGTCGACGGGGACAACAAGGGTGACATCGTCAGCGGCGACGGCGCTGTGCTCGGCGACGGGAACACGATGAACAACGGCGACATCCTGGCCGGTTCCGGGTCGAATGTGAACGTCGGCAAGGACAACGCGATCGACGACAACTCCAAGACCGCCGGCGGGGACCTGATCTCCGACAACCACTCCCCGGTGCTCAACGACGTCGACACCAGCGGCGGCCACGGTGGCGGCGCCGACGGCGGCGGCAGCCTGCTGGGCATCGGTTCGGGTAATGCGGCCGGCGGCCACGGAGGCAACGGCGGCGGCATCATCATCACCGACAACGACGTCAACACCGGCACGCAGGTCGCAGGCAACAGCGGTAGCGACAACGTCGAGGACAACTCGGTCAACACCTCGGTGCACAGCTCGACCGAGACCTCGCACGACACCGCGATCGAGGACCACTCCTCGAGCTACGAGTCGAACATCGGCTCCGGCAACGAGACCGCGATCGGCTCCGGCAACCACACCGACACGTCGCTGTTCTCGGGCAACGACACCGGCATCGCCTCGCACACGGATGTCGCGTCGCACAACCCCACCGTGGCGGACCTCGACGCGTTCTGA
- a CDS encoding Rv0340 family IniB-related protein, with the protein MANSLLDFVMSLVRDPEAAAHYAADPAQALADAHLTDVTSVDVQNLIPVVAESLSMSAPAHGLDAFGAEPASNVWASGAATAAFDAFDDHVPVASVIDTDSAVPTIVDHLDDLPAALTAPDPVPSLQVDDVAFAQPAITEPAADDPWTPVVDDLHSVDHDLEHPVEHGPGFDLFD; encoded by the coding sequence GTGGCGAACTCACTACTGGACTTCGTGATGTCGCTGGTCCGCGATCCGGAGGCGGCCGCGCACTACGCCGCCGATCCCGCGCAGGCCCTCGCCGACGCGCATCTGACCGATGTGACCAGCGTCGACGTGCAGAACCTGATCCCCGTCGTCGCGGAGTCGCTGTCGATGTCCGCGCCCGCGCACGGCCTGGACGCCTTCGGCGCCGAGCCGGCGTCCAATGTGTGGGCCAGTGGCGCGGCCACGGCGGCGTTCGATGCATTCGACGACCACGTGCCGGTGGCGTCGGTGATCGACACCGACAGTGCGGTGCCCACCATCGTCGACCATCTCGACGACCTCCCCGCCGCCCTGACGGCGCCGGACCCGGTGCCGTCCCTGCAGGTCGACGATGTCGCGTTCGCCCAGCCCGCGATCACCGAGCCGGCAGCGGACGACCCCTGGACGCCCGTGGTGGACGATCTGCACAGCGTGGATCACGATCTGGAGCACCCCGTCGAGCACGGCCCCGGTTTCGACCTCTTCGACTGA